One segment of Anopheles stephensi strain Indian chromosome 3, UCI_ANSTEP_V1.0, whole genome shotgun sequence DNA contains the following:
- the LOC118509760 gene encoding charged multivesicular body protein 5 → MNRLFGKAKPKEPGPSISDCISGVDARAETIEGKIKTLDNELRKYKDQMAKMREGPAKNAVKQKAMRVLKQRKQYEGQVENLRNQSFNMEQANFAHQTLKDTQATVAAMKDGMKSMKKEFKKINIEEIEDIQDDMADMLEQADEVQEAMGRTYGMPELDDDELQAELDALGDEIALDDDASYLDDVVKAPEAPDKEPGADSVTNKDGILVDEFGLPKIPESVKTT, encoded by the exons ATGAACCGTTTATTTGGAAAGGCCAAACCGAAAGAACCGGGTCCAAGCATCAGCGATTGTATCAGTGGG GTTGATGCACGCGCGGAAACAATCGAAGGTAAAATTAAAACGCTCGACAACGAACTTCGCAAGTATAAAGACCAAATGGCGAAGATGCGCGAAGGTCCGGCCAAGAACGCGGTTAAACAGAAGGCCATGCGAGTGCTGAAGCAACGGAAACAGTACGAAGGTCAGGTGGAAAATCTGCGCAACCAATCGTTCAACATGGAGCAGGCCAACTTTGCCCATCAAACGCTGAAGGATACGCAGGCGACGGTGGCCGCCATGAAGGATGGCATGAAGTCGATGAAGAAAGAGTTCAAGAAGATCAACATCGAGGAGATCGAAGACATACAGGACGATATGGCGGACATGCTGGAGCAGGCGGACGAAGTGCAGGAAGCGATGGGCCGAACGTACGGCATGCCGGAGCTGGACGATGATGAGCTACAGGCGGAACTGGATGCGCTCGGCGATGAGATCGCGCTGGACGACGACGCCAGCTATCTGGACGATGTAGTGAAAGCACCGGAAGCCCCGGACAAGGAACCGGGTGCGGACAGCGTCACCAACAAGGACGGCATTCTGGTGGACGAGTTCGGGCTGCCAAAGATTCCGGAGTCCGTCAAGACAACCTAA